From the Lysobacterales bacterium genome, one window contains:
- a CDS encoding response regulator transcription factor, protein MSDERIRIAMADDHPVVRRGLRAFLESQPEFEVVIEAGDGPALVDALPGTDIDVILLDLLMPGGGAALIARLGEVAADARVLVLTSSEDPRLLHEVLQAGAISALLKDSSPEQLRDAILATHRGERVLHPRIASLVAGQRAQTPLRTALSAREHDVLRLIAQGLGNADIAARLGIGIKTVKTHVSHLLLKLDVNDRTQAAVRALKEGLV, encoded by the coding sequence ATGAGCGACGAACGCATCCGCATCGCAATGGCCGACGACCACCCCGTGGTGCGCCGGGGCTTGCGCGCCTTCCTCGAATCGCAGCCGGAATTCGAGGTCGTGATCGAGGCCGGCGATGGCCCCGCGCTGGTCGACGCATTGCCGGGCACCGACATCGACGTGATCCTGCTTGACTTGCTGATGCCGGGCGGCGGCGCAGCGCTGATCGCACGCCTGGGAGAGGTCGCGGCCGATGCACGCGTGCTGGTGCTCACCTCCAGCGAAGACCCGCGACTGCTGCACGAGGTGCTGCAGGCCGGCGCGATCTCGGCCCTGCTCAAGGACAGCTCACCGGAGCAGTTGCGCGACGCGATCCTCGCCACGCATCGTGGGGAACGGGTGCTGCATCCGCGCATCGCCAGCCTGGTCGCCGGACAACGTGCACAGACCCCGCTGCGCACCGCCTTGAGCGCACGCGAACACGATGTGCTGCGCCTGATCGCGCAGGGCCTCGGCAACGCCGACATCGCCGCGCGTCTCGGCATCGGGATCAAGACGGTGAAGACCCACGTCAGCCACCTGCTGCTCAAACTCGACGTCAATGACCGCACCCAGGCCGCGGTGCGTGCGCTCAAGGAAGGACTGGTCTGA
- a CDS encoding conditioned medium factor has protein sequence MLSLAAAAVPFASVSAAQLAAKQLAGPPSEFADMAAVEPARTAVHSKSALLPVQLEKLANGRYGWQSTLPVEGEDLRLLSFSGAKSQWDLGLRDPMGTRAKSVRDMAQELDRTNFTLEGQSFPAVRYGFKAMMPGDWTLSVESDSAAAGFVLVEGAGKTRLMAHQTSFNQQVGKRLGFVASVYDEEGGDSVPQIAGAKLRVTGPDGIAEYPMFDDGLHGDAKAMDGLFGADFSPRASGDFTAQVIATGRTGDGKGFVRSAEFALPVIADQLSVRNSVVFAKTVSDRRIALDLDVSIAKASSDHYRVIGEVWGKRNGRDVAIAWIGGMSELDGGRLPLSLDARWIARAKAVGPFTLRNLRIEDPNHFVPLAKIAELPIDIGVLPKAAFSRGAAIDDEMRQGARPTNLVQGKGVGTKLLLVHGYCSGDAWGPVAGQFANSAVFKDFNQNRSHDQFANLIKNFGATWNSYGIVAHSQGGAAALHLYTYYWSGLDYATGARLIQSVGTPYQGTALAGNAAVLGSVFGVGCGTNANLTYSGASSWLAGIPSSSRAKVNYYTTSFKLTNWYTNDYCNMATDLLLNDPEDGTTEQTKGQLSGAYNQGHKTGWCHTSGMRDPAQVTDSSRNSTMNANAAR, from the coding sequence CTGTTGTCTCTCGCTGCTGCGGCAGTCCCGTTCGCGTCGGTTTCGGCCGCTCAACTGGCGGCCAAGCAACTCGCCGGTCCGCCGTCCGAATTCGCCGACATGGCTGCGGTCGAACCTGCCCGCACCGCCGTGCATTCGAAGTCGGCCCTGTTGCCGGTGCAGCTGGAGAAGCTGGCGAATGGCCGTTACGGCTGGCAATCGACGCTGCCCGTGGAGGGCGAAGACCTGCGCCTGCTCAGTTTCTCGGGTGCGAAGTCGCAGTGGGATCTCGGCCTGCGTGACCCGATGGGCACGCGTGCGAAATCGGTGCGCGACATGGCCCAGGAACTCGATCGCACCAATTTCACGCTGGAAGGCCAGAGTTTCCCCGCGGTGCGCTACGGCTTCAAGGCGATGATGCCGGGTGACTGGACCTTGTCGGTGGAGTCCGATTCGGCTGCCGCCGGTTTCGTGCTCGTCGAAGGCGCCGGCAAGACGCGCCTGATGGCGCACCAGACCAGTTTCAATCAGCAGGTCGGCAAGCGCCTCGGCTTTGTCGCCTCGGTGTACGACGAAGAAGGTGGCGATAGCGTGCCGCAGATCGCCGGCGCCAAGCTGCGCGTCACCGGCCCGGACGGCATCGCCGAGTACCCGATGTTCGACGATGGTCTGCATGGCGATGCCAAGGCGATGGACGGCTTGTTCGGCGCCGACTTCTCGCCGCGCGCTTCCGGTGATTTCACCGCGCAGGTGATCGCGACCGGTCGCACCGGCGACGGCAAGGGCTTCGTGCGCAGTGCCGAGTTCGCGTTGCCGGTGATCGCCGACCAACTGAGCGTGCGCAACAGCGTCGTGTTCGCGAAGACGGTCTCGGATCGTCGCATCGCGCTCGACCTCGATGTCTCGATCGCCAAGGCGAGCAGCGATCACTACCGCGTGATCGGCGAAGTCTGGGGCAAGCGCAATGGCCGCGATGTCGCCATTGCCTGGATCGGCGGCATGAGCGAACTCGATGGCGGCCGACTGCCGCTGTCGCTGGACGCCCGCTGGATCGCCAGGGCGAAAGCGGTCGGCCCGTTCACGCTGCGCAACCTGCGCATCGAAGACCCCAACCACTTCGTGCCGCTGGCCAAGATCGCGGAACTGCCGATCGACATCGGCGTGCTGCCGAAGGCCGCGTTCTCGCGCGGCGCGGCCATCGACGACGAGATGCGCCAAGGCGCACGCCCGACCAATCTGGTCCAGGGCAAGGGCGTCGGCACCAAATTGCTGCTTGTGCACGGCTATTGCTCGGGCGACGCCTGGGGTCCGGTGGCCGGCCAGTTCGCGAACTCGGCCGTGTTCAAGGACTTCAACCAGAACCGTTCGCATGACCAGTTCGCCAACCTGATCAAGAACTTCGGTGCGACCTGGAATTCCTATGGGATCGTTGCGCACAGCCAGGGTGGTGCGGCGGCACTGCACCTCTACACCTACTACTGGTCGGGACTCGACTACGCCACCGGTGCACGCCTGATCCAGTCGGTCGGCACGCCCTATCAAGGCACAGCGCTGGCCGGCAATGCCGCGGTGCTGGGCTCGGTGTTCGGCGTCGGTTGCGGCACCAATGCCAACCTGACCTACAGCGGTGCATCCAGCTGGCTCGCCGGCATCCCGAGCAGCAGCCGCGCCAAGGTCAATTACTACACGACCTCGTTCAAGCTCACCAACTGGTACACGAACGATTACTGCAACATGGCCACCGACCTGTTGCTCAATGACCCCGAAGATGGCACCACCGAACAGACCAAGGGCCAGTTGAGCGGTGCCTACAATCAGGGACACAAGACCGGCTGGTGCCACACCAGCGGCATGCGTGACCCGGCCCAGGTCACCGACAGCAGCCGCAACAGCACGATGAACGCGAACGCGGCGCGCTGA